The Corvus moneduloides isolate bCorMon1 chromosome 5, bCorMon1.pri, whole genome shotgun sequence genome includes a region encoding these proteins:
- the LOC116444742 gene encoding nascent polypeptide-associated complex subunit alpha, muscle-specific form-like, translated as MSAHRADAAPRSRPPGALTARRGQLRGPSRVTAVPLGAGRGAEPVGQRQRRAPRTFSRNRPCAPAGTPRVLRVCVPESRRKRQHPQDLGCHVLLSFSYSAKYRPTLTGRGGGSQRPRRDPRRSSRHRRRASPRALASNGRVLPAKFSRMGTGLAVTWIRRPVYWTPAPLPPAPLLAPRKAPRYTHSPPLRHGGAAGGGGAAPGYWQRTIRDPAPPPRVKLPSAPPRKRREESGEGVNFFLPPPAPSGAARPLAAPGGCGAPTAPSRTARPGGSRRLPAPRGFSRTEPAAAAAAVPGSRSRRRKGRRAGGGGGGVSPRALPQAERLSRPWRRRRRRRNTPPLPAPTAPLGPRAGCGERSAPERDCGRRLRPPAGPAPSILLSPPLPGGGSRSPLPPGVPLGPGVRARSRSIRAALAGLRWGKPAPIPDINRKIGANSDAGFKLIFHMWLRSFRTDYV; from the exons ATGAGTGCGCACCGTGCCGATGCAGCG ccccgctcccggcccccAGGTGCGCTCACGGCCCGGCGGGGACAGCTGCGTGGCCCCTCAAGGGTGACAGCGGTGCCCctgggagcggggcggggggctgAGCCCGTcgggcagcggcagcgccgggcacCGCGCACCTTCTCCCGCAATCGCCCGTGCGCGCCCGCAGGGACCCCGCGTGTGCTGCGGGTTTGCGTTCCAGAGTCACGGCGAAAGCGCCAACAtccccaggatttggggtgtcaCGTGCTCCTCTCGTTTTCCTATTCTGCCAAATATCGACCCACACTCACGGGCCGAGGCGGCGGCTCCCAGCGCCCGCGGCGCGACCCGCGGAGGAGcagccgccaccgccgccgcgcTTCCCCGCGGGCGCTGGCGAGCAATGGACGCGTCCTTCCCGCGAAGTTTTCACGGATGGGGACGGGACTAGCCGTGACCTGGATACGCCGGCCGGTGTATTGGACACCCGCCCCGCTACCCCCTGCGCCGCTGCTCGCCCCGCGCAAGGCTCCGCGCTACACTCACTCACCTCCCCTACGACATGGTGGCGCGGCGGGGGGAGGAGGCGCGGCCCCCGGCTACTGGCAGCGAACCATCCGGGATCCCGCACCGCCAcccagg GTAAAACTCCCATCTGCGCCAccaaggaagaggagggaggagagtggCGAGGGTGTAAactttttcctccccccccccgccccctccgGTGCCGCCCGGCCCCTCGCAGCGCCCGGCGGCTGCGGCGCCCCCACCGCCCCCTCCCGCACCGCCCgccccggcggctcccggcggctcccggcgccGCGGGGTTTCTCACGCACGgagcccgccgccgccgccgccgcggttCCTGGTTCGCGGAGCCGCcggaggaagggaaggagggcgggcggcgggggaggAGGAGTGTCTCCCCGTGCCCTTCCCCAGGCGGAGCGTCTCTCCCGGccctggcggcggcggcggcggcggcggaacacccctcccctccccgctccGACCGCCCCGCTCGGCCCCCGGGCGGGCTGCGGGGAGCGGAGCGCCCCTGAACGGGATTGCGGGAGGAGGCTGCGCCCCCCCGCCGGGCCTGCGCCTTCCATCCTCCTGTCCCCGCCGCTGCCAGGCGGGGGGAGCCGGTCCCCGCTGCCCCCCGGCGTGCCCTTGGGTCCCGGGGTAcgggcaaggagcaggagcatCCGCGCCGCACTCGCGGGGCTGCGGTGGGGCAAACCCGCCCCGATTCCAGACATTAACAGAAAAATCGGTGCCAACAGCGATGctggttttaaattaatatttcacatGTGGCTAAGGTCTTTTAGAACTGATTATGTTTGA